The stretch of DNA GTTCATGATGCCGTGCTCATCCATCACCAAAAGCTGCTCCAGATCGTGCCTTTTGCCGATTTCAAAGTCGTTGGGATCGTGAGCAGGAGTCACCTTCACGCATCCGGTGCCGAAGGCCTTGTCCACATAATCATCGGCGATGATGGGGATGCGACGGTTGGTGAGCGGTAAGAGCAACTCTTTACCGATCAAATCCTTATAACGCATGTCTGCGGGATTCACTGCCACGGCAACGTCACCCAGCATCGTCTCGGGACGTGTGGTGGCGACAGTTACATACCCCGAGCCATCGGCATAAGGATAGCGGATATGCCACAAATTGCCCTCTTCATCACTATGTTCCACCTCGTCATTGGCCAGGGCGGTCACACAGCGCGGGCACCAATTTATAATGTATTTCCCTTTGTAGATCAGGCCATCTTCATACAGGCTCACAAACACTTCTTTCACAGCGCGGGAAAGCATCTCGTCCATGGTAAAGCGCAGGCGGTTCCAATCGCAGGAAGCACCTAAAAGCTTGAGCTGATCGATGATGATGCCGCCCTTTTCGTGTTTCCATTGCCAGATCCTATCCACCAAGGCTTCACGACCTATCTGGTGACGGTTTATACCTTCTTTGGCAAGCTGCTTTTCCACCACATTCTGGGTGGCAATACCGGCATGATCTACTCCCGGCAGCCACAGAGTGGGTTCGCCATTCATTCTGTGATAACGGACTACGACATCCTGAAGTGTGTTGTTTAGCACATGGCCAATGTGCAAAATACCGGTTACATTTGGTGGCGGGATTAGGATGGTAAAGGCTTTGCCTTCGCCGCGAGGGGCGAAATAGCCGCTCTCTTCCCAGTGTTTGTACCACTTTTTCTCGATGTCTTGCGGAGAATAGGTTTTGCTGATTTCCATTTGTTTTCCTTCCAGATGTCGTATATTTGCTTAAATTGCTAAGACTTCAAGCAATTACCACATATATAAAGCTGGAATTGCTGTCAAATGCTTTTTGGAGATGTTCATTTTAGCAAAAGCAAGCGATAGTACAAGAATTCACTTGACTCCGAGAGCAATACCGGATTATTATCTCTTTGTGGAGGTACTTATGACAGATGAAGTATTAGAAACTCGCGAAATCCCTGTGGAAGAACAGAAAGAAATCAACGAAAGGATCTTCGAGGAGGATCCCGTAAAGATGAAGTTCTACGAATATCTGCGCAGAAAAGCCAAAAGCTGGACCAACGAAAAGACTGGTAAACTGGGCGGAAAGTTGGGAGAATATCTCTTCATGCTTCCGGATTTCTTTATCCTGGTTTGTCGCCTGGCAGTGGATAAAAGGGTATTGATGAAGCACAAACTATTTGTTAGCGGCATCATCGCTTATCTGGTCTTACCCTTGGATATTATCCCGGATTTTATACCTGTAATCGGTTATGTGGACGATCTCGTGCTGGTGGTCTTGGGTTTGAACCTCATCTTGAATGAGATCGATGAGAAAGCATTGAAAGATAATTGGAGCGGAGAAGGTGATGTCCTGCATCAGATGCAAAAGATCACCGCAGCAGCGGATAATTTTTTGGACAAGAACCTGATCAGCCGCATCAAATCTTGGTTGAAAAAGCTCTAAATGAATATTTCTTTATTACTGTCTTCCCGAAATCCCGATAAGTTGCAGGAATATAAGGAGATACTCTCCCCGTTCAACATCGTCCTGCATAGCTTGTTGGATTTTCCTGATGCGCCAGAAACTACAGAAGATAAAGATACTATCCATGGCAATGCCATCAAAAAGGCCATGGAAGGCTCCCGATTCACCGGAATGTTATGTATTGCAGACGATAGCGGACTGTTTATCGACGCTTTAAACGGCGATCCGGGAGTGTATTCAGCCCGCTGGGCAGGGGAAGGTTGTTCCTATCAGGACAATCGGCGCAAGATCTTGTTGCAGATGGAAGGTCTTGACAATCGCGCCGCCAGATTTGAGACTGCACTGGCTCTGGCGGATAGCACCGGATTGATCTCAGTGGTTTGCGGAGTAGTGAAAGGCCAGATAACCCTTTACGAAAGAGGCGATATGGGCTTTGGCTACGACAGCATTTTCGAGGTTGAAGGCAGAAATCGCACCTACGCGGAATTGAGCGACAAAGAGAAGAACAGCATCTCACATCGGGGTTTGGCAATTCGTGAAATGCTGCCCACTCTGAAACGCATGTTGGACATTCAAGAATAATATAGAAGAGGTTACAATGATAAAAGGCGAAGCATTCAGGCAATACGACATCCGCGGAGTTGTGGGTGAACAGCTCAATGAAGAAAGCTACTACCTGATCGGAAAAGGCTTTGGCACAATGCTGCAAAACAAGGGTTTGAAAACCATTGTAATAGGCGGAGATGCCAGACACAGCACCCGGGGCTTTATGGACGCCTTCATCAAAGGGGCCAGAGAAACCGGTTGCAACATCACGGACATCGGTATAGTTGCCACACCAATCCTGTATTTTTCCATTTGGAAGCTGAAAATGGATGGCGGTGCCATGATTACCGCATCCCACAATCCCTCGCACTACAACGGCTGTAAGCTCAATCTGGGTATGGACAGCGTATTTGGCGAAGCCTTGCAGGATCTGCTCAAGCTCATTCAGAAGGGAGATTTTGCCCAAGCTGAAGGTACTGTGGTGAAGAATGACAGCATCGCCGATGAGTATATGAAGTACATCAGCGAAAACATACACATCGAGCGGCCGGTGAAGGTTATCGTGGATGGCGGCAATGGCGTTGGCGGACCCTATCTCCCCGAAATCCTGCGCCGTAAAGGCTGTGAAGTAATAGAGATGTATTGCGACCCGGATGGCGATTTTCCCAACCATCATCCGGATCCTACCATAGAAAAGAACATGGCGGATCTATCTCGCGCAGTGCTGGATGCAGAGTATGAACTGGGTATCGGCCTTGATGGCGATGCCGATAGAATTGGTGTGGTGGATGAAAAGGGCAAGATGCTCTTTGGGGATCAAATCCTGAACATTTTGGCCCGGGATTATCTGCATAAAAACCCCGGGAAAAGCATCATCGCCGATGTAAAATGCTCCAAAAACCTCTATGACGATATTAATGCACGCGGCGGCAAAGCGATTATGTACAAAACAGGTCATGCGAACATCAAGATGCGCATGAAGGAACTGGGTGTGGAATTTGCCGGTGAGATGAGCGGACATGTGTTCCTGGGCGATCGCTATTTGGGATTTGACGATGCAATCTACGTGAGCTGCCGCTTCATCGAGATTGTGGCAAATAGCCCGATGCCCGTAAGCCAATATCTGGCGGATCAGCCAAAGATGTATAATACTCCGGAATTGCATACTAAATGTGAGGATAGCCGCAAGTTTGAAGTGGTGGCAAAAGTATGCCGCGAATTCATAAAAGGCGGCTATGACGTGAACGATATAGACGGTGCCCGAATCACTTTTGAAGATGGTTGGGGACTGATTCGCGCGTCCAACACCACTCCCGTATTGGTAAGCCGTTATGAAGCTACCACAGAAGCGCGTATGCACGAGATTCAAGCGCTGATCGAAAGTGTGATTAAAAAGTACTTATAGACGCCATATTAGTAAGATAGCCCGGCTCTACATAAACCGGGCTTTTTCGTAGGTTTATCCTAGATTATGCCTTATTGAAGGTAAGAAAACAGATAATGCCCTGGAGCTCAAGACACCTATGCTATCTATCTCTGTCACAATAAATTACTAATCTTTCCTATACCTATGTGCTTGCA from Candidatus Cloacimonadota bacterium encodes:
- a CDS encoding DUF1232 domain-containing protein; protein product: MTDEVLETREIPVEEQKEINERIFEEDPVKMKFYEYLRRKAKSWTNEKTGKLGGKLGEYLFMLPDFFILVCRLAVDKRVLMKHKLFVSGIIAYLVLPLDIIPDFIPVIGYVDDLVLVVLGLNLILNEIDEKALKDNWSGEGDVLHQMQKITAAADNFLDKNLISRIKSWLKKL
- the rdgB gene encoding RdgB/HAM1 family non-canonical purine NTP pyrophosphatase, producing the protein MNISLLLSSRNPDKLQEYKEILSPFNIVLHSLLDFPDAPETTEDKDTIHGNAIKKAMEGSRFTGMLCIADDSGLFIDALNGDPGVYSARWAGEGCSYQDNRRKILLQMEGLDNRAARFETALALADSTGLISVVCGVVKGQITLYERGDMGFGYDSIFEVEGRNRTYAELSDKEKNSISHRGLAIREMLPTLKRMLDIQE
- a CDS encoding phosphomannomutase/phosphoglucomutase, which gives rise to MIKGEAFRQYDIRGVVGEQLNEESYYLIGKGFGTMLQNKGLKTIVIGGDARHSTRGFMDAFIKGARETGCNITDIGIVATPILYFSIWKLKMDGGAMITASHNPSHYNGCKLNLGMDSVFGEALQDLLKLIQKGDFAQAEGTVVKNDSIADEYMKYISENIHIERPVKVIVDGGNGVGGPYLPEILRRKGCEVIEMYCDPDGDFPNHHPDPTIEKNMADLSRAVLDAEYELGIGLDGDADRIGVVDEKGKMLFGDQILNILARDYLHKNPGKSIIADVKCSKNLYDDINARGGKAIMYKTGHANIKMRMKELGVEFAGEMSGHVFLGDRYLGFDDAIYVSCRFIEIVANSPMPVSQYLADQPKMYNTPELHTKCEDSRKFEVVAKVCREFIKGGYDVNDIDGARITFEDGWGLIRASNTTPVLVSRYEATTEARMHEIQALIESVIKKYL